CGCCTCCGGCCAAACAAAACTGAGCCCGGGACAACAAGCCAGGCTTAAATCATCCGGGGGAATGACCGTCGTTAGTAATGTAGATGTAGATGAAATAGTGGCCTGGAAAAATGGTTACTTCCAGTTTAATCATGAACGCCTCACCGGCGTGATGCGGCAGATAGCCCGTTGGTATGATGTGGATGTAAGCTACGAGGGCAACGTGCCAGCCAGGGAATTTGGCGGGAAGATTTCGCGCAACAGCAGTATAGAAGACGTATTAAAGATATTAGAGCTAACCAAAGTCCATTTCAGAATCGAGAAAAAAAAGATCATCGTAATACCATGAATACAACCGTTATGAAAAAAGTTTAATCGCACAGCGGGGCCCAAAAAAACCGGAAGTGTTCGAGCACTTCCGGCAGATATCTGGGCAACCCATGAAAATCGTTCCACGACTCTCTCCACCTGGTTTTTATACCGGGGCGGGAATTCTTTACCCAAACAAATCAAATGTATGCATTTTAGTTCTATTTGCAGGCGACCGGATTGTCAACCACGGTGGATCGCCAAAACGCTAATGGCTATGAAGTTATCTGCCATCCTTTTATTTTGCGCATGTTTGCAGGTGAGTGCAACAGGTTATTCTCAGAACATAACCTTATCTGAAAAGAATGCGTCACTGGAAAAAGTCTTTCGGGCTATCGAAAGGCAAACGGGCTACGTGTTCTTTTTTGACCATCATCTGCTGGATCAGTCGAAAAAAGTAAGTATCGACATAAAATCTTCTCCCCTGGAAAAGGTGATGGAGTTATGTCTGAAAGATCAGTCTTTGACATACACCATTGTGGGGGGAAATATTGTGATAGAGCCCCGGGAATTTATAACCAACACACGGGTACCCGTTATCGCAGCACCGCCACCGCTGATGGAAATAAGGGGGAAGGTTACCGGCGCAGACGGAGAGCCGCTGCCAGGTGCTACGGTGATCATCAAAAATTCCAAAACCGGCACACAAACGGATGTAAACGGCTTCTTTAAACTAAACGTATCCACAGGTACTACCCTGGTCATTTCCTACATTGGATATGAATCCAGGGAAGTAATCGTTACGGATAACCAGTTGCTGAACATTGCACTGAAAGTAGAGATCAATAAATCTTCAGAAGTAGTGGTGATAGGTTATGGTATCGCCAAAAAGAGTGATCTCACCGGTGCGGTGTCACAAATAAAATCCGCAGACATTACCGCAGCACCTGCTACCAATATCATGCAGTCGTTGAGCGGCAGGGCTGCCGGTGTACAGGTACTACAGAACAACGGTGCCCCCGGCGGCGCTATCAGCGTGCGTATCAGAGGAATCAACTCTATCATGGGCGGCAACGATCCGCTGTATGTAATAGATGGTTTTCCTTACAACGGAAGCCCTACCTTTTTGCAGAACAGTGATATCGCTTCCATTGAAATATTAAAAGATGCCTCTTCTACCGCCATTTACGGCTCCAGGGGCGCCAATGGTATTGTAATCATTACTACAAAAAGCGGTAAGAAAACACCTGGCACTTCTGTCGATTTTAACGCAGGCTATACCGTACAATCAGTATCAAAAAAGATGAAACTGATGAACGCTGCACAGTATGCCACCCTGTATAACGAACGGGCTGTAAATGATAACCAGGCGCCATTCTTTACAAAGGAAATGATCGACTCTTTTTCGCTGCATCCCGGTACTGACTGGCAGGATCTGGTGATGCACCAGGCGCCCATGTACAATACCAATGTAACCGTAAACGGTGGCGGTGAAAGAACACGCTTCTCTTTATCCGGTGGTGTATTTTTACAGGATGGTATTGTCCGCAACAGTGATTATAAAAGATATTCTTTAAGAGGAAGTGTAGAACACGATATCAGCAAAATATTCACCGTTTCCTACAATGCTACGTTAACAAGACTCGACAGCCGCCGTCAGAACTCCGGATTGGGCAACAGGGGCAGTGACCTGATTTCCGCCATGCTCATGGCGCCTCCCACACTCACACCTTACCTGGCGGATGGTAGTTACCGCCGGTTAACAACCGCCTATCCGTTTATCTCCAATGCCATCATCAATCCGATGGTACCGCTCAATGAGAACACGGACCGTATAAAAGGCGACCGCGTATTTTCCAATGCTGCATTGACGATCAAGCCCTGGAAAGATCTCTCTATCAGGATCTCCGGTGGTATTGATAATTTAAATGACCGCACGGATGCCTATAAGAATATTGAGCCATCTACCAATTCAGTAGGTGATGCAAAGGTGGACACCAGGCAGTCTACCAGCCTGCTCAACGAAAACGTGATTTATTATAATAAACAACTGGGACAACACCGGATCAATGTAACCGCTGGTTTTACTTACCAGGATTATGTGACCACAACCGTACAAGGTTCCGGTATCAACTTCCTGAGTGATGTTGTAAACACAGGTGCATTAGGCAGTGCAGGTACACCCGGTATCCCCAAAAGCTCCTATGAAAAATGGGTGCTGTTGTCATACCTGGGCAGGGTGAACTATACGTTACAGGATAAATATCTTTTCACGGTTAGTATGCGGCGTGATGGTTCCTCCCGTTATTCACCAGGCAACAAATGGAGTAATTTCCCTTCTGCTGCTATTGCGTGGCGTGCATCTGATGAGCCATTCCTGAAAGGATCATCGCTGGTATCTGATCTGAAAGTAAGGGCCAGTTACGGTGCTACCGGTAGTACGGCCATCAATCCTTATCAGACCCTTAATCAGCTGGTGGCTGGCAATACTATTTTCGGGGATGCATTGGCTACTTCTTTTGCACCAGACAAGGTATTGCCCGGTAATCTCAAATGGGAAACCACTTACCAGAAAGACTTTGGTGTAGATGTAGCGTTGTTCAGTGACCTGATTCGGGTGACGGCTGACTTCTACCATAAGCGTACAAAAAATCTTTTGAATACAGTGCCGTTACCCGTTTCTATGGGGTATCGTACTACGTTGCGGAATGTTGGGGAGATGGAAAACAAAGGCATGGAGTTTTCAGTGGAAGCAGATGTGCTGAAAAAAGAAGTTACCTGGAATGTGGTAGCCAATATTTCTTTCAACCGTAATAAAATAGTAAAGCTGTATGACGGACAGGATATCTTCGGAAATGCATTGTATACCGGCTCTCTGAATGATTATATCAACTTGTTGAGAGAAGGTCAGCCATACGGTATTTTCTATGGCTATGTGGAAAATGGCTACACCGACAAAGGCAATCTGCAATATGCAGACCTGAACAAAGACGGTAGTATCAGTTCAGCAGATAAAACATACATCGGCGATCCTAATCCTGATTTTACGTATGGATTTAATTCTGTGACTGCCTACAAAGGATTTGAACTGTCACTGTTTATCCAGGGATCGCAGGGTAATGATATTTTCAACCTGAATAAAGCGGCTACACTCGATCTGGGTATGGGGCTGAATCTGCCGGCTGATGTGGCATACGACCACTGGACACCGGAAAATACCACCGCAAAATATCCGAAAATTACCAGCACTTTATCGGCCAATATGTCTACCCGTTTTGTGGAAGACGGCTCTTACCTGCGCTTTAAAAATATTCAGCTCGCCTATAATCTTCCTATAGGAAAAATGAACCTGAAATGGTTTAAAAAAGCACAGGTATATGTAAGCGGACAAAATCTCATCACTTTCACAAAGTATTCCTGGTATGATCCGGAAATAAATGCATTCGGTTCCACGTTTGCTCCTGGTGCAAATACTTCTATCAACCAAGGAATCGATTATGCTACTTATCCCACCAATAAGTCCGTAACGGTCGGCATCAGATGTGGGTTTTGATTTCTTCATACTTCAATCTTTTATATGAAATATTATATCCTCTTTATATCCGCACTGCTGTTATTTTCTTCCTGTGAGAAATTACTGGAAGAAAATCCGCAGTCTATTGCAGCAGAGAACTTTTATAATAATCCGGCAGAAGTGCAGGCAGGTTTGAATGCCATTTATACACCTATCCGCGGCGGTGGCAGTATGGGCGCTTTATACCAGATCCAGCTGGAAATATATACGGAGTATATGTATGGCCGTGGCAGCCATGCACCGCTCAATGATTACGTTGGACTGGATAATACCAATATTA
The Chitinophaga sp. MM2321 DNA segment above includes these coding regions:
- a CDS encoding TonB-dependent receptor, producing MKLSAILLFCACLQVSATGYSQNITLSEKNASLEKVFRAIERQTGYVFFFDHHLLDQSKKVSIDIKSSPLEKVMELCLKDQSLTYTIVGGNIVIEPREFITNTRVPVIAAPPPLMEIRGKVTGADGEPLPGATVIIKNSKTGTQTDVNGFFKLNVSTGTTLVISYIGYESREVIVTDNQLLNIALKVEINKSSEVVVIGYGIAKKSDLTGAVSQIKSADITAAPATNIMQSLSGRAAGVQVLQNNGAPGGAISVRIRGINSIMGGNDPLYVIDGFPYNGSPTFLQNSDIASIEILKDASSTAIYGSRGANGIVIITTKSGKKTPGTSVDFNAGYTVQSVSKKMKLMNAAQYATLYNERAVNDNQAPFFTKEMIDSFSLHPGTDWQDLVMHQAPMYNTNVTVNGGGERTRFSLSGGVFLQDGIVRNSDYKRYSLRGSVEHDISKIFTVSYNATLTRLDSRRQNSGLGNRGSDLISAMLMAPPTLTPYLADGSYRRLTTAYPFISNAIINPMVPLNENTDRIKGDRVFSNAALTIKPWKDLSIRISGGIDNLNDRTDAYKNIEPSTNSVGDAKVDTRQSTSLLNENVIYYNKQLGQHRINVTAGFTYQDYVTTTVQGSGINFLSDVVNTGALGSAGTPGIPKSSYEKWVLLSYLGRVNYTLQDKYLFTVSMRRDGSSRYSPGNKWSNFPSAAIAWRASDEPFLKGSSLVSDLKVRASYGATGSTAINPYQTLNQLVAGNTIFGDALATSFAPDKVLPGNLKWETTYQKDFGVDVALFSDLIRVTADFYHKRTKNLLNTVPLPVSMGYRTTLRNVGEMENKGMEFSVEADVLKKEVTWNVVANISFNRNKIVKLYDGQDIFGNALYTGSLNDYINLLREGQPYGIFYGYVENGYTDKGNLQYADLNKDGSISSADKTYIGDPNPDFTYGFNSVTAYKGFELSLFIQGSQGNDIFNLNKAATLDLGMGLNLPADVAYDHWTPENTTAKYPKITSTLSANMSTRFVEDGSYLRFKNIQLAYNLPIGKMNLKWFKKAQVYVSGQNLITFTKYSWYDPEINAFGSTFAPGANTSINQGIDYATYPTNKSVTVGIRCGF